The Theobroma cacao cultivar B97-61/B2 chromosome 1, Criollo_cocoa_genome_V2, whole genome shotgun sequence genome contains the following window.
ATAGAAATTACCCCTGCACTCATTCTTAACCTCCTGCAATATGTAGCTTGAACTATCAGAACTAGgtttttgaaaatgagaaactaTGGCCTGTTTTCTCTCTAGCACATGCAACAAGTTTGAATCTAACAGCTTCTAATCAACAAACACAGAAACTTTCcaagaaaaatccaaaaatcaaaagaaaaacgtACGTATAAATCCAAGATTTTTGGTTGATGTgaattgtttgttttttgGTCATATAAGGTACCAAAACTTAGGTTTCTAGGTGCACTACAGTTGCTTAGTCCCAACTCATCACATTAAAACCTGCCACTTATGTTAGTATGACAGACATTTCTAACAAAAAGTATTAGCAACAACTGCCAAATGCTTAAATTTGAACTTGTTCAAAGAGGTAAACCATATGGCATACTGGGTTTTGAAACGCAAAAGATAATGTCCTTCACCAACCACAAACAAATAAGAAAACCCACAATTTGAAAACACAGATTCAGGTCAAAAGTAGAACAGAAAGTCCAACTATTTTACCGCagcaaaaacttttttttttttgaaaagcactGCAGCAAATTTTTAGACCAAGTAATTACACCTACTACTGACATCCTGCATAAGGAGTCATTTAATGGAAAATCTAGTGTTATTAAGGCAAAAGGAACTGccataaaaatatgaaatatcaTTTTTGGGGCTGCTCCACGCACCTCATATAAGTCATCTGAAATCAGGCCCATCCCATGTGCAAAAGGAACAAGAGCATTGCcatcaaattcatcatctGCAACTCCATTTCCCACCAAATATCCCTGTTTATGATGACTTCAGATTGTGGCTAGCAGGCATGAGTTTAAACTTTAACCAAAATAGTTTCCAGATATAGTCATACCTTGAAATTGATAACAGGCTTTGCACCAGCATCAATTCCTGAAAGATTCATATCTGCACTTTAGATTTATCCTTAAAACGAATAAAATCTAAACTAGGAGGATATACCTTTCACTACTTCATAAGAAAGAGTAGGCACATATACTCCAGCATATGACTCTCCAGCAATAAAAAACGGGTTTGAGAGGAACTCGGAATATAGCTGAAACCACTGTTGCACAGCAGATACTTTAGATTTAAATATCACAGCAAATAAAGCCCTCAAGCAATAATGAGCTAAATTTGTTATAACATTTCTATTCCTTCTCACCTTGAGCAGAAATGCATGCGTGTCAGTGGCAGTCTGTAGGTCACCAGTCACATAATCACTTTGATTCTTTGAATAAGAAAGCCCAACCCCAACAGGAGAATCTAAATATATAATGTTGGAGAcctgaaataaaaaatgtgaacTAAGAAATTGTACCGCAATGGGGGCAAGGAGTGTAAACAAATCAAACATCTCCTTTTTCCCCTATCAAAAAAAAACTGGAAAATTACAACCTTGGACCAACTATAAAGATTGAGATGCAGTTGGGGCAAACTTCCATTTGTCTTCGCTGCTTCAAAATTGAAAGGACCTGGAATGAACAATAACATGCAAGTGctataaattgataaaatttctcATAACTCTCCATCTACAAAGAATAAGGTGTCGTACTCGAGGTGAAAAGTGCACCACAGGCAATCATTTCAGCAAAAACGATGAAATGCAATCTgttgaaattcaaattttcttttttattttttatctgaAGCATGAATTTATCTTATTCTAATTCACTACAGTGCAAAAGAGGATCCATGAAACCTCACTAAATTATGCAACTGGCCACAAAATAGACCCACATTAATTTTCATCAAGGACAAAACAGAACAACTGATTTAAAATAGGGGATTCCTGATCCATCTAAGTGAATATCAGTCCATAAATTGCAGAACTTCATTTCACCTTCCATTGCGCATTAATCTTACAGTTCAATTAAATATTTCCAAAGTCTAAAAACCCAAATGAACTGATTACTTGGGAACAACTAAGGTGAAACAGAAAGATCTCAATATCagattaaaaatatgaaacaTCTTTTATCGATTGATGGTCCATAGTATATACCATGCTCATAAACAAAACCGTCAAAGCTGGAGCATCCAGGTCCACCATTGAGCCAAAGAACCACTGGATCCTCTGATGGCTTCCTTTCAGATTCCACAAAATAGTAAAACAGATTCTTGCCATGACTTTGATCAATATTCACATACCTTCAagcaataaagaaaaatccacataacaaaataaaccAACCAAACTTAGGACATAGCAATAATTTACCCAATTCATGGATAatccttcaaaaaaaaaaattccccaTGAGTTTGACCAGCAATAGTGATAATTCCCAGGTTATGGGAAATTCGAAGAAAAGCAATGAATtaagaaaagatgaaaatatCGACTCAGGGAATACCCGGAATAGTGCTTCGAAAGAAAAGTGTCAGCGAAACCAGGAAGCTGAGTGACCAGAGCGCTCTCAGGAGCTGACTGCGTAACTACTGCCACAAAGCTAAAGAAGAGGCAAAAAGATATGACTTCGTAAAAGCCAAGAGTAGTAGCCTTAGCCATAGCTATAGTTTCAAGTAGAACTTCCACTATGGATTGATTGATAAACTTTTGGGGAATTTAAAGAGGCTGTTTCTCTGACGTGTGCCAACACACTGTTCGATGGAGTGAGGATAATGATTCTAGCACAAATTGATGGGCTTTGTCAGTATGCAAGTTGTTCTAGCTTTTTATGCTTTCAAGGCAAGACaagcaaaagacaaaaaattgGCCTTGAGTGAAGTTTGTGATCCATTGAAACAGAAACTCACGAGTTTGAGGCTTTGAGGTCGATTGTAGACGGACAAACGTGCAGAATAAAATCTCAAGTTGTTGGTTGAGGATTCATTTAACTGTTCTTGCAAGATGATGCCGAAGCACGATTGCTTGCCTTTACTTTACGTCTGCGTTTTCTTTGTACAATCCAAGTTAGCATAGTAACTTAAGAAgaaatttgtcaaaaaataGACATTGGGTTCGGTGACCTTCACATGCTTTAAGGCTTTGTCATTCGCCTTATTGGTTTTCAATCTATTTCTCGTTTATACAAGTCCTCGTACGAAAAGTTTAAACACCGTTTTGGTTAGGGGATCACCATTCTATTACCAATGTTTGTAGTTGGATACATTACCTGCAAAGAATGGACCACCTTGACTCTACCGACCATATTTACTATGCATTTCTTGGTATCCTCAACTCATCTTGGtggcatttttgtaataaaATGAAAGACTACTGGTAGACTTCGATCATTGCTCATGGAGGATTGaagttctcttttttttttattttttgtcttttgtctGTTTCTGGTCAATGCCTTGGCCATTACCCATTACTCCCAATAACGCCAATTATGCATCCCCTGTTTGATACTCCATGTAAGAAGAAATCGCAAGCAAAGTGCGTGTGAAATGCTCTTGATGCATGCAATGCTTGATTACTTTCAAGTTTGATGATTCAAAGCAGATATTGGAGCAAATGGTTTATGACTCTGCAAACGAAATTGAAATGCTCGACGAGATTACAGAGGATAATTATGCCCCTCGGGTCCACAAAAACAGTGTCTGTAACTCATCAAGCAATGGAAGATTACAAAATACATTTAACTAAACATGAAGAGATTCAACAATACCATGGGCTAAAATTTTGCATGATACACTAccaaaaaaatgttaaattac
Protein-coding sequences here:
- the LOC18612626 gene encoding serine carboxypeptidase-like 20, translated to MAKATTLGFYEVISFCLFFSFVAVVTQSAPESALVTQLPGFADTFLSKHYSGYVNIDQSHGKNLFYYFVESERKPSEDPVVLWLNGGPGCSSFDGFVYEHGPFNFEAAKTNGSLPQLHLNLYSWSKVSNIIYLDSPVGVGLSYSKNQSDYVTGDLQTATDTHAFLLKWFQLYSEFLSNPFFIAGESYAGVYVPTLSYEVVKGIDAGAKPVINFKGYLVGNGVADDEFDGNALVPFAHGMGLISDDLYEEVKNECRGNFYNPLSDTCESKLQKVDEDIRGLNMYDILEPCYHEPETPETANIKIRLPSSFRKLGETDRPLAVRKRMFGRAWPLRAPVRDGIVPTWPQLLNSQSVPCMDDEIATKWLNDAAVRKAIHAEEETVIGTWQLCTDNILYDHDAGSMIKYHKNLTSRGYRALIFSGDHDMCVPFTGSQAWTRSVGYKIVDEWRPWASHGQVAGYLQGYENNLTFLTIKGAGHTVPEYKPREALDFYSRFLAGKAI